Proteins co-encoded in one Actinomadura luteofluorescens genomic window:
- a CDS encoding sensor histidine kinase, producing MRHSLLARLVASSVLIAVCSITATAWLAARGTSGEIRQRQGRTLARDARINDALLGYAASHPRWDGVGETVRGLARQSGQRVALASEGGARIADSAAGRPPLPARPSAVVDPLAVDVSLGPGAATDRIDARAAGPFRLPEPERVRLRQEVDAQAACLRREGRRAAVLVGPGGRPYLRREGGPTDPPRATNPPGAPSGQEPSPRAAFARTSGGGAVRFAAVAETPSVSPTPKPSSTEPGEEPRRPGATPGAPPGVPNPVPTGGPGERPGNRPAPTPEPASCSPNAPGPTATEKRALGRLAALVRQCRGSRVEVWLDETGTPAGPASAAECLATARRTQLKPYVAPAAVLYIGSPEDRTPAIDPYGIAGVTAVILVLAVGVSVLVATRLARPVRAVTAAARRMRGGDGSARVTVRAKGEVGELGAAFNEMSEHLDRMERQRKAMVSDVSHELRTPLSNIRGWLEAAQDGVADLGPALTASLVEEATLLQHIVDDLQQLALADVGRLRLHPEPVDVADLVEQIATVYRAAAEAAELALTAEVTGRPHLDADPVRLRQAVGNLLANAVRYTPAGGRVSLRAYADGDDVLIEVADTGPGIAPEHLPHVFDRFWRAEKSRSRQTGGSGLGLAIVRQLAEAHGGSAAVRSEPGRGATFVLRLPGSPDDA from the coding sequence GTGCGCCATAGCCTGCTCGCACGGCTGGTCGCCAGCTCGGTACTGATCGCGGTGTGCTCGATCACGGCGACGGCGTGGCTGGCGGCGCGCGGCACGTCCGGCGAGATCCGGCAGCGGCAGGGCCGGACGCTCGCCCGCGACGCCCGGATCAACGACGCGCTGCTCGGCTACGCGGCGAGCCACCCGCGCTGGGACGGCGTCGGGGAGACCGTGCGGGGGCTGGCCCGGCAGAGCGGGCAGCGGGTCGCGCTGGCGAGCGAGGGCGGCGCCCGGATCGCGGACTCGGCGGCCGGCCGGCCGCCGCTGCCGGCGCGCCCCTCCGCCGTGGTCGACCCTCTCGCCGTCGACGTCTCGCTCGGGCCCGGCGCGGCCACCGACCGGATCGACGCGCGTGCGGCGGGGCCGTTCCGGCTGCCGGAGCCCGAGCGGGTGAGGCTGCGCCAGGAGGTCGACGCGCAGGCGGCGTGCCTGCGCCGCGAGGGCCGGCGCGCCGCGGTCCTCGTCGGGCCCGGCGGCCGCCCGTACCTGCGCCGCGAGGGCGGCCCGACCGACCCGCCACGGGCCACGAACCCCCCAGGCGCGCCCTCCGGACAGGAGCCCTCCCCGCGCGCGGCGTTCGCGCGAACGTCCGGTGGCGGGGCGGTCCGGTTCGCCGCCGTGGCCGAGACGCCGTCGGTCTCACCGACGCCGAAACCGTCCTCGACCGAGCCGGGCGAGGAGCCGCGGCGGCCGGGGGCCACACCGGGCGCGCCGCCGGGCGTGCCGAACCCCGTGCCGACCGGCGGGCCCGGCGAGCGCCCGGGGAACCGGCCCGCCCCGACGCCGGAGCCCGCGTCGTGCTCGCCGAACGCGCCCGGACCGACCGCCACCGAGAAGCGCGCGCTCGGCCGGCTCGCCGCCCTGGTCCGGCAGTGCCGCGGGAGCCGGGTCGAGGTGTGGCTGGACGAGACCGGCACGCCGGCCGGTCCGGCGTCGGCCGCCGAGTGCCTGGCCACCGCGCGCCGCACCCAGCTGAAGCCGTACGTCGCGCCCGCCGCGGTGCTCTACATCGGCTCACCGGAGGACCGCACCCCGGCCATCGACCCGTACGGCATCGCGGGGGTCACCGCGGTGATCCTCGTCCTGGCGGTCGGGGTCAGCGTCCTCGTCGCCACCCGGCTGGCGCGGCCGGTGCGAGCCGTCACCGCGGCGGCCCGGCGGATGCGGGGAGGCGACGGCTCGGCGCGGGTGACGGTGCGCGCCAAGGGCGAGGTCGGCGAGCTGGGCGCCGCGTTCAACGAGATGTCCGAGCACCTGGACCGCATGGAGCGGCAGCGCAAGGCGATGGTCAGCGACGTGTCGCACGAGCTGCGCACGCCGCTCAGCAACATCCGAGGCTGGCTGGAGGCCGCCCAGGACGGCGTGGCCGACCTGGGCCCGGCCCTGACCGCCTCGCTGGTCGAGGAGGCCACGCTGCTCCAGCACATCGTCGACGACCTGCAGCAGCTCGCGCTCGCCGACGTGGGCAGGCTGCGGCTGCACCCCGAGCCGGTCGACGTGGCCGACCTGGTCGAGCAGATCGCGACCGTCTACCGGGCCGCGGCCGAGGCCGCCGAGCTGGCGCTGACCGCCGAGGTGACCGGGCGGCCGCACCTGGACGCCGACCCGGTCCGGCTGCGGCAGGCGGTCGGCAACCTGCTCGCCAACGCGGTCCGCTACACCCCTGCGGGTGGGCGGGTGAGCCTGCGCGCGTACGCCGACGGCGACGACGTGCTGATCGAGGTCGCCGACACCGGGCCGGGCATCGCGCCCGAGCACCTGCCGCACGTCTTCGACCGGTTCTGGCGGGCCGAGAAGTCGCGCAGCCGGCAGACGGGCGGCAGCGGGCTGGGCCTGGCCATCGTGCGGCAGCTCGCCGAGGCGCACGGCGGATCGGCGGCGGTGCGCAGCGAGCCGGGCCGGGGCGCGACGTTCGTCCTGCGACTCCCCGGCTCACCGGACGACGCCTGA
- a CDS encoding 3-hydroxybutyrate dehydrogenase: MTSVTPRAAAGTSGTLDLAGRRALVTGGASGIGRACARRLAAAGAEVVVADMDGDAAERTAAEIGGVPLLADLADVDALDGLASGTDILVNNAGIQYVAPVQDFPPETFARILRLMVEAPFRLARDALPGMYERGWGRIVNISSVHGLRASPYKSAYVTAKHGLEGLSKVIALEGAPHGVTSNCVNPAYVRTPLVENQIADQARTHGLHEDEVVERIMLDHAAVKRLIEPDEVAELVAYLCSPPASMVTGASLALDGGWTAH; this comes from the coding sequence ATGACGAGCGTGACACCGCGGGCGGCCGCGGGGACTTCGGGGACGCTGGATCTGGCGGGCCGGCGCGCCCTGGTCACCGGTGGCGCGAGCGGCATAGGCCGCGCCTGCGCCCGGCGGCTCGCGGCGGCGGGCGCCGAGGTGGTGGTGGCCGACATGGACGGGGACGCGGCGGAGCGGACCGCGGCCGAGATCGGCGGCGTCCCCCTGCTCGCCGACCTGGCCGACGTGGACGCGCTCGACGGGCTGGCCTCCGGCACCGACATCCTCGTCAACAACGCCGGGATCCAGTACGTGGCGCCCGTCCAGGACTTCCCGCCGGAGACGTTCGCGCGGATCCTGCGGCTGATGGTGGAGGCGCCGTTCCGGCTGGCGCGGGACGCGCTGCCCGGCATGTACGAGCGCGGCTGGGGCCGCATCGTCAACATCTCGTCCGTGCACGGGCTGCGGGCCTCGCCGTACAAGTCGGCCTACGTGACGGCCAAGCACGGCCTCGAAGGGCTCTCCAAGGTGATCGCGCTGGAGGGCGCTCCGCACGGCGTGACGTCCAACTGCGTCAACCCCGCCTACGTGCGGACCCCGCTGGTGGAGAACCAGATCGCCGACCAGGCGCGCACGCACGGCCTGCACGAGGACGAGGTCGTCGAGCGGATCATGCTCGACCACGCCGCCGTGAAGCGCCTGATCGAGCCGGACGAGGTGGCCGAACTCGTCGCCTACCTGTGCTCGCCGCCCGCCTCGATGGTGACCGGCGCCTCCCTGGCACTCGACGGCGGCTGGACGGCGCACTAA
- a CDS encoding L,D-transpeptidase — protein MRQVKIHTGVLLAAGLIAGSAGCGSPGDGRSGGGPPDADRPAAAGPQQPERQRQGGAEIATVRGRAIAVHRRKGDGAVWKTLSSPNEMGATRVFLVDAEDGGWLRVLLPIRPNGSTGWVKASDVTLSSTAHRMEIDPRAFTFTVFDGDTVLRTGKVATGEGGTPTPPGRFYFTELVRPPNPDGDYGAYAFGLSGFSPTLKTFAGGPGQLAVHGTNRASALGRKVSHGCVRVGNEDITWMAKNLAIGTPVVVKK, from the coding sequence ATGCGCCAAGTCAAGATCCACACCGGCGTCCTGCTCGCCGCCGGCCTGATCGCCGGGTCGGCCGGCTGCGGCTCGCCGGGCGACGGAAGATCAGGGGGCGGCCCGCCCGACGCGGACCGGCCGGCGGCCGCCGGACCACAGCAGCCGGAACGGCAGCGGCAGGGCGGTGCGGAGATAGCGACCGTGCGCGGCCGAGCGATCGCCGTGCACAGGCGGAAGGGCGACGGGGCGGTCTGGAAGACGCTGTCCAGCCCCAACGAGATGGGCGCCACCCGGGTCTTCCTCGTCGACGCCGAGGACGGCGGCTGGCTCAGGGTGCTGCTGCCGATCCGGCCGAACGGCAGCACCGGGTGGGTCAAGGCGTCCGACGTCACGCTGTCGTCGACGGCCCACCGCATGGAGATCGACCCGAGGGCGTTCACGTTCACCGTCTTCGACGGCGACACGGTGCTGCGCACCGGCAAGGTCGCCACCGGCGAGGGCGGCACCCCCACCCCGCCCGGCCGCTTCTACTTCACCGAACTGGTCCGGCCGCCGAACCCCGACGGGGACTACGGCGCGTACGCCTTCGGGCTGAGCGGTTTCTCTCCGACGCTGAAGACCTTCGCCGGCGGCCCCGGGCAGCTCGCCGTGCACGGCACGAACAGGGCGTCGGCGCTGGGCCGCAAGGTCAGCCACGGCTGCGTGCGGGTCGGCAATGAAGACATCACCTGGATGGCCAAGAACCTGGCGATCGGCACGCCCGTCGTCGTCAAGAAATGA
- a CDS encoding helix-turn-helix transcriptional regulator: MNRTDRLYALVEELRARAPRRVRARELAARYEVSVRTIERDIGALQQAGVPIFADVGRGGGYTLDKSRTLPPLNFTPAEAVALAITLSRAGGSPYSRAARTALHKIVAAMSAADSASARELAQRVRFLTPAEKDDPASVPAVLEEAIRTRRVVRLTYVDRTGTETERDVEPVTFTATSNGWYLTAWCRMRGGSRIFRTDRVRRAALLEETAPERPVEAMHDDIPSDYTVRPLEFI, encoded by the coding sequence GTGAACCGCACGGACCGCTTGTACGCCCTGGTGGAGGAGCTACGCGCCCGCGCGCCGCGCCGGGTCAGAGCGCGGGAGCTCGCCGCACGCTACGAGGTGAGCGTCCGCACGATCGAGCGCGACATCGGCGCCCTCCAGCAGGCCGGTGTGCCGATCTTCGCGGACGTGGGCCGCGGCGGCGGCTACACGCTCGACAAGAGCCGCACGCTGCCGCCGCTGAACTTCACCCCCGCCGAGGCCGTCGCCCTCGCGATCACCCTGTCCCGGGCCGGCGGCTCGCCCTACTCCCGGGCCGCCCGCACCGCCCTCCACAAGATCGTCGCCGCGATGTCGGCCGCCGACAGCGCCTCGGCCCGCGAGCTGGCCCAGCGGGTCCGCTTTCTGACCCCCGCCGAGAAGGACGACCCGGCCTCCGTGCCGGCGGTGCTGGAGGAGGCGATCCGCACCCGCCGGGTGGTCCGCCTCACCTACGTCGACCGGACGGGCACCGAAACCGAACGCGACGTCGAGCCCGTCACGTTCACCGCGACCAGCAACGGCTGGTACCTGACCGCGTGGTGCCGCATGCGAGGCGGGAGCCGTATTTTCCGCACCGACCGCGTCCGCCGCGCCGCCCTCCTGGAAGAGACCGCCCCCGAGCGTCCCGTCGAGGCCATGCACGACGACATCCCGTCCGACTACACCGTCCGGCCCCTGGAATTCATCTAG
- a CDS encoding response regulator transcription factor has protein sequence MCANVLVAEDDPKQAELLRRYLRREGHSVVVVHDGRAALDAARARRPDLVLLDVMMPGIDGLDVCRGLRAESDVPVLMLTARSTEDDLLRGLDLGADDYVTKPYSPRELMARVRTLLRRTGRGSGEPVYRVGGITVDPERHTVLADGREVECTPAEFRILEALAARPGRVLTRAQLLEHLHGFDRFITERTVDVHVKNLRKKIEPQPRRPVRLCTVYGVGYKLVGDRAP, from the coding sequence ATGTGCGCGAATGTCCTGGTCGCGGAGGACGACCCCAAGCAGGCGGAGCTGCTGCGCCGGTACCTCCGGCGGGAGGGGCACTCCGTGGTGGTCGTCCACGACGGGCGGGCCGCGCTCGACGCGGCCCGCGCGCGCCGCCCCGACCTCGTCCTGCTCGACGTGATGATGCCGGGGATCGACGGCCTCGACGTGTGCCGCGGGCTGCGCGCCGAGTCCGACGTGCCGGTGCTCATGCTCACCGCCCGCTCGACGGAGGACGACCTGCTGCGCGGCCTCGACCTCGGCGCCGACGACTACGTCACCAAGCCCTACAGCCCGCGCGAGCTGATGGCCCGGGTGCGCACGCTGCTGCGGCGGACCGGGCGGGGGAGCGGCGAGCCGGTGTACCGGGTCGGCGGCATCACGGTGGACCCAGAACGGCACACGGTCCTCGCGGACGGGCGCGAGGTCGAGTGCACGCCGGCGGAGTTCCGCATCCTGGAGGCGCTGGCCGCCCGGCCGGGGCGGGTCCTCACCCGGGCGCAGCTCCTGGAGCACCTGCACGGCTTCGACCGCTTCATCACCGAGCGCACGGTGGACGTGCACGTGAAGAACCTGCGCAAGAAGATCGAGCCGCAGCCGCGCCGGCCGGTCCGGCTGTGCACCGTGTACGGCGTCGGGTACAAGCTGGTCGGCGATCGTGCGCCATAG
- a CDS encoding RNA polymerase sigma factor yields the protein MDEQEARFTRLYETYYRNVFGYVVLRAAPQAAEDLTGEVFTVAWRKIDEIPDQALPWLLGVARNLVRQSHGAAGRARGLVDRLAGLTTDADLHAWDVAEHLIARDQALAALRALPAKEAEAVTLTAWHGLGPAEAARVAGCTRTAFIVRLHRGRRRLAKAIETSQESPARAHGRAPRPRVIQEKQ from the coding sequence GTGGACGAGCAAGAGGCCCGATTCACCCGCCTCTACGAGACGTACTACCGCAACGTCTTCGGCTATGTCGTGCTGCGGGCCGCCCCCCAGGCCGCCGAGGACCTGACGGGCGAGGTGTTCACCGTCGCGTGGCGGAAGATCGACGAGATCCCCGACCAGGCGCTGCCGTGGCTGCTGGGCGTGGCCAGGAACCTGGTCCGCCAGTCGCACGGCGCGGCGGGCCGGGCGCGCGGACTGGTGGACCGGCTGGCCGGTCTCACCACCGACGCCGACCTGCACGCCTGGGACGTCGCCGAGCACCTCATCGCCCGCGACCAGGCGCTGGCCGCCCTGCGGGCCCTTCCCGCCAAGGAGGCCGAGGCGGTCACCCTGACCGCCTGGCACGGGCTCGGCCCCGCGGAGGCGGCCCGCGTCGCGGGCTGCACCCGCACCGCCTTCATCGTCCGGTTGCACCGGGGACGCCGCCGGCTGGCCAAGGCGATCGAGACGTCCCAGGAAAGCCCCGCGCGAGCGCACGGCCGCGCCCCGCGCCCGCGAGTCATCCAGGAGAAGCAGTGA
- a CDS encoding alpha/beta fold hydrolase, producing the protein MHEIRHRFVRSDSGLRMHVAEAGEGPLVLLLHGFPECWYSWRHQLVALAEAGFHAVAPDQRGYARTGGPADPGQYSILHLAGDAVGLIGPLGADRAVVVGHDWGAPVAWAVAQMRPDKVRGVVGMSVPHRPRSSRPPVESMRRLFGDGFYMVHFQQPDVPEAELDRDRAATFRRMLYGVSGDGPCPPLIAPEGGGFLDGLPDPEKLPGWLTGEDIAAYVEEYAGSGFTGPVNWYRNLDRNWELTAAWHRAPIGPPALYIAGDRDLVAIGARDAIDTMRDFVPNLRETVWLSGCGHWTQQERPAEVNEAVLGFLRAL; encoded by the coding sequence ATGCACGAGATCAGGCACCGCTTCGTCCGGTCGGACAGCGGGCTGCGCATGCACGTCGCGGAGGCGGGCGAGGGGCCACTCGTGCTCCTCCTGCACGGCTTCCCCGAATGCTGGTACTCCTGGCGCCACCAGCTCGTCGCGCTCGCCGAGGCCGGATTCCACGCCGTGGCGCCCGACCAGCGCGGCTACGCCCGCACGGGCGGCCCGGCGGACCCCGGCCAGTACTCGATCCTGCACCTGGCCGGTGACGCGGTCGGTCTCATCGGCCCGCTCGGCGCGGACCGCGCCGTCGTCGTCGGCCACGACTGGGGCGCCCCCGTCGCCTGGGCCGTCGCGCAGATGCGCCCCGACAAGGTCCGCGGCGTGGTCGGCATGTCGGTGCCGCACCGCCCGCGGAGCAGCAGGCCGCCCGTCGAGTCCATGCGCCGCCTGTTCGGCGACGGCTTCTACATGGTGCACTTCCAGCAGCCCGACGTCCCGGAGGCCGAACTCGACCGCGACCGGGCGGCCACGTTCCGCCGGATGCTGTACGGGGTGTCCGGCGACGGCCCCTGCCCGCCGCTGATCGCCCCGGAGGGCGGCGGCTTCCTCGACGGCCTCCCGGACCCGGAGAAGCTGCCCGGCTGGCTGACCGGCGAGGACATCGCCGCCTACGTCGAGGAGTACGCCGGAAGCGGCTTCACCGGCCCCGTCAACTGGTACCGCAACCTCGACCGCAACTGGGAGCTCACCGCCGCCTGGCACCGCGCCCCCATCGGCCCGCCCGCCCTCTACATCGCGGGCGACCGCGACCTCGTCGCCATCGGCGCCCGCGACGCGATCGACACCATGCGCGACTTCGTGCCGAACCTGCGCGAGACCGTCTGGCTGTCCGGATGCGGCCACTGGACGCAGCAGGAACGCCCCGCCGAGGTCAACGAGGCTGTGCTCGGCTTCCTACGCGCCCTCTGA